The proteins below are encoded in one region of Oncorhynchus nerka isolate Pitt River linkage group LG15, Oner_Uvic_2.0, whole genome shotgun sequence:
- the LOC115143467 gene encoding PAK4-inhibitor inka2-like, with amino-acid sequence MLCLQDSEDCLVDQMQYMRSLQDLKHMSRPLSDPSGRSYAMTRACQQRAQQRERLSRLRRPISEASTYDSACCLASPMEEEEQEGQKRLMQGSPSSDKSLEFDSGYSEASWQDEDVVLRRTRNVRVSNSACLRTNRGVGPAGRIRPKSTSDACLERWTSFEASSDPEDWTTSLLSRSRNRQPLVLGDNSFADLIKNWMDLPECPEPAELKPHAGRRLAKDLLVNMRRKLSGMSKSVEMRARPADSTRVSRAAVAPKRMSCPVGFQPRKPFFHQSHTGLHQLGTDFYQFTALMKTGSRQPIICNDIIGYV; translated from the exons ATG ttgtgtCTTCAGGACTCTGAAGACTGTCTGGTGGACCAGATGCAGTACATGAGGTCCCTGCAGGACCTGAAGCACATGAGCCGACCGCTCAGCGATCCCTCTGGCCGCTCCTATGCCATGACCCGTGCCTGCCAGCAGAGGGCTCAGCAGCGGGAGCGCCTGTCACGCCTCCGTAGGCCCATCTCTGAGGCCAGCACTTACGActcagcctgctgcctggccagccccatggaggaggaggagcaggaaggCCAGAAGCGGTTAATGCAGGGCTCCCCCAGCAGTGACAAGAGTCTGGAGTTTGACTCGGGCTACTCTGAGGCATCCTGGCAGGACGAGGATGTGGTGCTCAGGAGGACCAGGAACGTACGTGTGTCTAACTCCGCCTGCCTCCGCACCAACCGGGGAGTGGGTCCCGCCGGCCGGATCCGGCCCAAATCCACTTCTGACGCTTGTCTGGAGCGCTGGACGTCATTTGAGGCGAGCAGCGACCCAGAAGACTGGACCACGTCACTGCTGAGCCGCAGCAGGAACAGACAGCCCCTGGTGCTGGGGGACAACAGCTTCGCTGACCTCATTAAGAACTGGATGGACCTGCCAGAGTGTCCCGAGCCAGCAGAACTCAAGCCCCATGCAGGCCGGCGCCTGGCAAAGGACCTCCTGGTCAACATGAGGAGGAAGCTGTCAGGGATGTCTAAGAGCGTGGAGATGAGGGCCAGACCAGCAgacagcaccagggtcagcaggGCCGCGGTGGCCCCCAAACGCATGTCCTGCCCCGTGGGCTTCCAGCCACGCAAACCATTCTTTCACCAGTCCCACACAGGCCTGCACCAACTGGGAACAGACTTCTACCAGTTCACTGCTCTCATGAAGACAGGCAGCCGACAACCTATCATATGCAATGACATCATCGGGTACGTCTGA